In a single window of the Biomphalaria glabrata chromosome 5, xgBioGlab47.1, whole genome shotgun sequence genome:
- the LOC106078430 gene encoding uncharacterized protein C19orf44-like codes for MPVRQSKALALLQKANSQLKGERVPLKSKEEDELAVYLSSLTNKKQQPKAVNFEDYGEISISSGTDPRNSVTPRGRRSASPASKPTSSKFLKKKNTLLTSEDDVQQSKTKSLSTFKSTNIATNKLEDSSSVKFHQYASVRSESESESKQLVSKSPTKKILITKNGEEKKNNFGSPSPRLQSRSSSAERRNKKGKKNEIVRTLGDVYLSSDEESLAEFIHNLSVSDSTAKQPQNLVAKKHQKWHKKVVKSPSPVERSSPFKRTSSPLNKKSRSPSPLSKKSRSPSPLNKKSRSHSLDSDLVDSFDSEITEDVKGRNKSLDELHHVNLKDVSSLKSPSFTPHGQKSPVKTSSSSIFKASSSVFKAGNKGSSKASLKHSKSKSSSKNTASSIFENLGIHLVDELISVDNASQSLHLEVDISEESQIETERSDDRKKVLPRQKSESEILTDIGGKMAPHDPDNKNSQFPKSAEGDMREMKHRKEIDTDQEYSDSFLSDSELKSETQSKSVSQISTQRSHKSKSGRRDKTLQKRKHHKIILEEQEVDLTSKDQRGDTHHWNTKQSGFLITGPYGLQYVDPKPVATHVVSADALEALTAYSPNMLALQEMMKAQLELVQNFVAIQTRIYQSCMEGLNHNYKYTTLEDTKEYIRQHRKTPLTFKEALQLVEQEQNA; via the exons ATGCCTGTTAGACAAAGCAAAGCTTTAGCTTTGCTACAGAAAGCCAATAGCCAGCTTAAAGGTGAAAGAGTTCCTTTGAAAAGTAAAGAAGAAGATGAACTTGCA GTTTACCTGAGTAGTCTTACAAATAAAAAGCAGCAGCCAAAAGCTGTCAATTTTGAAGACTATGGAGAAATTTCCATTTCAAGTGGCACTGACCCCAGGAACTCAGTCACTCCAAGAGGTCGTCGTTCTGCCAGCCCAGCAAGTAAACCCACATCTAGCAagtttctgaagaaaaaaaatacacttctGACTTCTGAAGATG ATGTACAGCagtcaaaaacaaaatcacttTCTACTTTTAAAAGCACAAACATTGCCACAAATAAACTTGAGGATAGTTCTTCTGTAAAATTTCACCAATATGCATCTGTTAGGAGTGAATCAGAGAGTGAATCAAAACAATTGGTATCTAAATctccaacaaaaaaaattctgataACTAAAAATGGTGAAGAGAAGAAAAATAACTTTGGATCCCCTAGTCCCCGACTTCAATCAAGAAGTTCCTCTGCAgagagaagaaacaaaaaag gtaaaaaaaatgaaatagttcGTACCCTTGGTGACGTGTATTTGAGTTCAGATGAGGAAAGTTTAGCTGAGTTCATTCACAACCTGTCTGTCTCTGACTCAACAGCAAAACAACCTCAAAAT ttAGTTGCCAAAAAGCATCAAAAGTGGCACAAAAAAGTAGTAAAGAGTCCGTCTCCTGTTGAAAGATCATCTCCTTTCAAAAGAACTTCATCACCTTTAAACAAGAAGTCAAGGTCACCATCACCATTAAGTAAGAAGTCAAGGTCACCATCACCTTTGAATAAGAAGTCTAGGTCACATTCTTTAGACTCTGACTTAGTGGATTCCTTTGATAGTGAGATAACAGAAGATGTAAAAGGCAGAAACAAAAGTTTGGATGAGCTTCATCATG taaaTTTAAAAGATGTGTCAAGTCTCAAGTCACCTAGCTTTACACCTCATGGTCAGAAATCTCCTGTCAAAACATCTAGTTCATCAATATTCAAAGCTTCCTCTTCAGTTTTTAAAGCAGGCAACAAGGGGAGTAGTAAAGCTTCTCTCAaacattctaaatctaaatcttccTCAAAGAACACTGCTTCAAGTATTTTTGAAAATTTGGGAATTCATTTGGTTGATGAATTGATATCCGTAGACAATGCCAGCCAATCTTTGCATCTTGAAGTCGATATTTCTGAGGAATCCCAAATAGAGACAGAAAGATCAGATGACAGAAAAAAAGTCTTACCTAGACAGAAGTCGGAGTCTGAGATACTTACAGATATAGGGGGAAAAATGGCACCACATGATCCTGATAACAAAAATTCACAATTTCCAAAAAGTGCTGAAGGAGATATGCG tgagatGAAGCACAGAAAAGAAATTGACACTGATCAAGAATATTCTGATTCTTTTTTATCTGACTCTGAATTGAAGTCTGAGACCCAGTCTAAAAGTGTCAGTCAGATCTCCACACAAAGATCACACAAATCTAAATCTGGAAGAAGAGATAAAACAtt ACAAAAACGAAAACATCACAAAATCATTCTTGAAGAACAGGAAGTGGACTTGACTTCAAAAGATCAAAGAGGGGACACTCATCACTGGAACACAAAACAGTCAGGTTTTTTGATAACTGGACCTTATGGACTTCAGTATGTGGATCCTAAGCCAGTTGCTACCCATGTAGTCAGTGCAGATGCTCTTGAAG CCCTAACAGCTTACAGTCCCAACATGCTGGCTCTACAAGAAATGATGAAAGCCCAGTTGGAGCTAGTGCAAAACTTTGTTGCCATACAGACCAGAATATATCAATCTTGTATGGAGGGTTTGAACCACAATTACAAATACACCACACTGGAAGATACTAAAgag tacatcCGTCAACATAGAAAAACGCCCCTGACATTCAAAGAGGCCCTGCAACTTGTGGAACAAGAGCAAAATGCTTAA